The stretch of DNA TCGGTGAGACAATGAGTTATCgtgaaattctattttttttgccTATAGTATCtcttacataatatatataaataataaaactaacctttttaaagttgcattcAAATCGGGCTCCTCTTTGTAGTTAAAAGCATCATCGAACCCAaatttgtttttcaacaaaTCAACCTTACCAGACAACAATGAAGAGAATAATACAATTAGTTAATATCAACATAAGATAGCGCACCCATCATCAGGACTATTTTgaagattaaaaaataataataataaagaaacaaaCTTGCTGTGcgagtatatatatgtttcaagAATTATAGTATTACATTTGGATCTGTTTGCAACTAGAGATCAAAATCACtataataattgtaaaaatgttaaaaatatacttcaccattttttacaataaaaattaaacaatcaatctCAAATAATTGAAACccttattaaaaaaacacacacacacacatttgtTGCCCATACAAAGTCTCTTCATATATATTATGGCGTGTCTTGGTGCGTTAAAATGCAAAGTAAAGCtattatatatcataatataatgtGCATGTTACACAATAGGAAGTATGCAGCATAATGCAAAAGCATATATAAGCAAATTTTATCTTCATATTAACATCTCAAATTTTTTGCCTTGGGACAAAGTCTAATTTTAATGTAAATATTGTAACACTTATGTATAAAATGTTACTTACgaaagaaattgtaatatttattatagaaaatttttGTCTAAACCTATATATAAGCAAAGTTCTAATTTTGATTCGATTTCAACTGTGCATAGTTCAGTTCAAATTGAACCGTGGTTATGCAGTGACAAGAACATACCTTTTCCTCGGTGCGAGCAGTGCCAACAACACGACAACCTAAAAGCTTCGCGAATTGGCCGACGAGTTGACCCACAGCCCCTGACGCTGCTGAAACAAACacaaattctccttttcttggGGACGCCAATTCATTAAATCCAAAATAGGCTGTCGCACCAGGCATACCtatacatataatttaattcaattcctTTAGTAGTAATAATGTTTTTGCAAATCTTAGGATTTCATTTAATACTTATGtcaatttttagaatttttctACTGTTATAATATGGGCtaatcatcttcaattttcttttacttgtccacaaaatgaaaaattatctGGCATCAGGGTTTCTATACCCCACCTCAACAGGATATTAAATTGATAAATCAGGATAACTCACTGAATTAagtaaatcatatatatatatggtatatataatgataaaagggaatagttttttgagaaatgaATTTACCAAGAATCCCTGTGTAATATGAAAGAGGCACATCTGTATATTGGATTTTAAAAAGAGTTGCAGTGCTTATCACACTATACTCTTCCCATCCAGTAAGTCCCCAAACCAAATCTCCCTTCTTGAAGTCCGGATGGCCGGATTGTAATATTCTTGCGACTCCCAATCCCTCAAGTGGCTACATTATCAAAGGTAATAATATGATGGTAAGTATTTAATCTTTGGGGTTGCTTGCATGGAAATGGAACCACTATTTCTtcatagtaaaatttgaaaaaataaaaaaataaaaaacaaaaagcgaGTTAAAGAATCTTTTGGAAACTAGTTTAAACCCTAACATGTAGCATATAtgtttgaaaaaagaaaagtgaGTTATACACTTTGTGACATTAgccaacaaaaaaaacaaccaGTCTAAATTGTCTATAATTGAGCGAATATATCACTCTCTTTAGGAGTTGAACTTATAACTTGCAgttatcattaattaattttgaaaaaatggtcaaataagccctgcTTACTGATCCAGGTTTGAAGGCGCTATTGACACCGAGATAGCCGCCGTCGGAGAGTTTCATGCGGGTTAGCATGTAAGGGTCGCAGGAAAGGTAGAGATTCTTGACAAGCACGGCGGTGGAACCCGCCGGAAGCTCCAGTTTCACGGTGGTTGTCCGGATTTCCATGTCCGACTCCGTCGGAAATCCGGTCACGTAGTTCTTGAATATCACCTGCTTGTTGCTCACTTCCTCCGCCATTTCTCTCTGATCTCGGAACTCAAACTTCAATGTatagtattataattataattataataataattataatataataataattgtgagagcaatataatattatatatatagatagatacaGTCGAAGTGTATGGAAAGCTTGCGCCACAATGTCAGCACTTAGACACGCAATTGCATATACAAATGAATGTGGGTGAAGATAATTGATGGAGTTAATTACGCATGCAAAATAAATatggtaaaatataataatcattCATGGTAAGTAAATAAGAATAGaaggaaagaaattaaatatccCTTATCCTTCGGTGGAATTGAGagatttaatttctttcttcccaaacgaGAGATTTAATTTATTGCTCGAATGGACAACTCAATTGGTCACGTGGATGAAGTTTGGAAACAAAGACTAAAGATCGAGTTTCACACTTGGCAGTGTGGTGGGAGCAACCTGTCAAAGTGATGGGGCTTCCTATGCGCATGCAGTAAGCAAAAGTCTAATATATGTGTTCAATTGAATTACATTTCCTAAGATGTTTTATCGGGTCAAAACGTAGGCCTTATGATTAAGGATTTAACTTTTGGGAAGGGAgagatttaattttttggatCTGATTTCTTTGTCCATTCTAGATCATATAGACAATCTTGTCTAGAAATAAAGTTGGAGTTTGACATTTTTCTAGAAATAAAGTTGGAATTGATATTTTACATAAAAATTGCATTTTGACCTAAAAGTGGAAAGTGAAGTTAAGAGCATCCGTAATAGTAGagttttttgtgatttttgaaaaaattttgtaagtgtgattaagagAGGGAAAGAGAATAAATAATGAAGACAAAGAacagaaaagggaaaaaaaattaatctgacacataaaaaaaatagcCTTCTGTGAACCACACTGCACGCTTCTCTCCTGCTGTCCTCTTGCTTTCCTTTCTCAAATTGTGGAGCCCACAAAAGTTTAGTTCTTGCTGGAGGaataaatgagaaaaaaatcaTCTTCCGCACTAGTTTAAAAATCAAGcattagtttttattttgtaCAAAAACCAACAAAAGTTCACAGCTATGAATGCTCTAAGAGCTGCTTAACTGATAGCACtcagatataaatataaaaatattataatgcaATATCTACTCatatctactttctcaacttactgaagcacaaagagtcaatattgccttcATTAAGGTCCAAATCCACAACCACCCAAGAGAGTAACTTGGTGCCACCACTCTAGTGGCAGGTATTAAGTGTCGCTAATtatttgtctttatttttttaaaaatattagagACAGTTAtttaagtgtcgctaaataatttttgttttcataattaagTGCCgctaaatttttataattacattattatacttttataattatcatttaatttctttcttacaTTACGAgacatttaatttctttcttcccaagagagttttaatttttgttcGAATGGACAACTCAATTGATCACATGGATGAAATTTGGATTTAAAGATCAGTGATCGAATTTCACATTCGACCTTTCAAAATGAGGGGACTTCCTGTGCGCAGTAAACAAAAgtctaatatataaatatatgtattcatATATTCTGTCATGCCGGAGCGTGTGCCGTGACGCCGAAGACACTCCCTTGATgggcgcgcggtggacgcgcgtccactgccgcGTCCATCCAAATCTGCCAGGAAATTACAGCTTGGCGCAGttcgaaagattgagccggtaaaaatagttcccgaactctttttcacttgaaatttttatggtagaaccccaacttatagtacttgatgtccataaaaagttttggtcattttgatccgcgaataaacacagaaaattccatttttgcccttggcagtgtgctgtccagagtttctctctctggaccaattttggaaagaaattcgaaaaccatacttatactactccgatcattatgaaattttatatgcgggttctacacttatagaactacatgtctaaaaaaaataggatcaaaataccttaccaatttttcccaataaatctcggaagttactgccagagaccatctttactatatttttcaatattttcacaagtataagcctatatggacataaacacaacatatacatgcataaattaactatgaacatgcataccaaaaattactaaacattaaagtgtagtttctttgagccaacttgtagatccataaacttaacacataattttcacataaaattcctagtcacataatttactagcatttgatcaccttcaagtgactaaaccaacttaagggattccttacctcccaagaagatttttttttgaaccgtagaaagatggtgatcttctccttcaaacttttcaccgaagatcctaaacaaaatcaccataacaacaatattttcatgaaccttaagtttaagcttaagttctaggagggatttaaccgaacaaaccaaagttcttaCCTACAATAGAGCactttgagttgaagagatagttagggagttcttggatcacaaagttagaagactaagattttcccttcttctttctttcctttgtattttcgaaaatgggagagggaatgggagagatgagagagagatgatgttAGTTTGGCTTGAGAattaagtaacaagtgcaacattcccatacctatatgacatgccattaatgatccaatccaAGTGAGGATTttgagtgccacatgtcaactccctatggtgcctccttgaagatcttaatttattttgccagtttgggtttaaatcagatgaaagttcggaggattatagcttaattcgggaaaatcctaacaccaaaattatcctaaaaataatcccgtcgataatcactaaaattgagaatttttcggtatctcgcgaaatataggtacaacgtccgtaacaattttaccccttacagtccgatttaaattctcacttgaactaaTTAGAAGTttaggcttaatcgtatcatacttaataatctaatctctaggaaaattcaaaccgtatatacatccttaaaaatctTTACGGTTCgagaccggtacgtagatcgtaacttattaataactttccttacaaaaaaaaatcttcttgaAGTAACGAGAGACCATCTCGTAAATATcgtagcttaaaaatatttttcgaactctaaacttatcggaataagcgaggggttacaatttagaccgatatacaattatgtaaattataatatcgaatattatatagtgcaattgaagaattgagtttgatcgattatgttttctgatgttattattgtttgaatttgagcaaataattacctaattaatagccaatgtgtatatatatgcatccggtgctgaaactttagacattttatatatcaatgtttatgatttgtattaattgggctagaaattatttatacggatgatatattttctgtgttaatatatagcaattttgtcatctttgtataaaaagaaaacattttttttttgaaatactgtTGACCTTGTTActtgtagtatctgtccatatacttactcaacctattgaagcccaacaaagacaacattgcccccactgaggtTTAAACCCATGATCTCCTACTTGGGAgtatcacttcatgccgcttggcTTGAccaccttatatatatatcaatgtaactgttttgaattacacattattgaaaaccttttttgtagatgacattgatagtatattatatattgttattgtaaattttatacttattttaatttacatcaccaatgaagtaaattatctagaattacaactttttagtgctttatttcagaattactGGAGTAAAATATCCAGAACCTTAGTACTTCATGAATTATAAGATATTTCGAAAGCAAGCTTGTATAGATTAACTCtgttttttttaagtgtatagattaaccttatttcatgaatgtttggtttgtggacatgttttatttgttgtgtgtttttgcGTAACAGTTGGGCTGTATAATATGTTAAGAGCtataattctacctaaacaTGCCAAAATTTGGTTCTTTaggttatactttatttatccttagggttttatttgtgtaattaatttagttACTTTTTTTAACGTGTTATAGTTAGACTTCTTAgagtaaaataattatgtttgcaaataatatggtGATCGGATGAAAACTGTATGGcttggaataaaaaaaatacattggataagctaatttatttattaacattttaaaaaaaatacattgataaacatagagttctaaaattataaacatggacccgaatccaccttgcaaggtggactctggtccatagcataatttacccaCCTTTACCACGACCGTTCCCCCCTCTCACtcaatttgaaaaatcaattttgcTCATATCTCAATTTACACatgcgatgcacgaataaattttttttattatataattagacaataaaataaaaaatgaaattataaacaattttaatatttgaaagtgtacatttatctgATTTTAAGATTAaagcaaaagtatcactcaattaattgaacaatatatgactcgtttgtctgcaattatcttgaaaaaatctatgtgtaattatattattactaaaataaatatgattaaaaagagaaataatttaattgtaattattacaaaactaaatacaacaacccatgtttagctaAATCTATACTAACATTCgtgtatttattaacttaattagcataattattattagtcaattatactaatatctatacaattattcattaattaccataataattatcaaataattaaattaatattatacaattaCAGTTTTATtccttaagtataaaaatatacattgagagattaccatagtaattacacagaagaatatgaatgattgtttattttgttttccctctctatctctctctctctctctctcacgcacacacacatatataataacaaaaattaattgtaattataaaataaaatcaaacaccccatgtttatgtgtgtgtgtgtataattataaaataaaaatctaacgacccatgtttaattataattatattaatatttatataattattagcttaattatcatcacacttattagtcaattatatatactaat from Ipomoea triloba cultivar NCNSP0323 chromosome 7, ASM357664v1 encodes:
- the LOC116026040 gene encoding 2-alkenal reductase (NADP(+)-dependent)-like yields the protein MAEEVSNKQVIFKNYVTGFPTESDMEIRTTTVKLELPAGSTAVLVKNLYLSCDPYMLTRMKLSDGGYLGVNSAFKPGSPLEGLGVARILQSGHPDFKKGDLVWGLTGWEEYSVISTATLFKIQYTDVPLSYYTGILGMPGATAYFGFNELASPRKGEFVFVSAASGAVGQLVGQFAKLLGCRVVGTARTEEKVDLLKNKFGFDDAFNYKEEPDLNATLKRYFPEGIDIYFENVGGKMLDAVLLNMKLHGRIMVCGMISQYNNVGGSEGIHNLMNLISKRIRMEGFLVSDYYHLYPKFLETVVSYIREGKIVYVEDIAEGLESAPNALVKIFTGENVGKQLVVVSRE